One window of Tolypothrix sp. PCC 7712 genomic DNA carries:
- a CDS encoding protelomerase family protein, whose amino-acid sequence MTRSLEQIAQGKDTHELRKEAVLLMRQTKIPFVQQGIERTPGYIQSNGRKQACIEYISLCETTLASAKKPTVETSIESSVETPIATTKPTQVKKTPKTPKNTKKQPVAVVETTPQPTPQITEVTAEPTTPKEEPSDYSDSEAQKLGIAKKLYYATAAKDDLTGLREYQLHLCKTQKYFLPEFAILVARSRVIIEDYANAKSPEGKAHPGTIQKIRVDIMRYLADIVKPEVDKFPAVNDRTLKDIFEEFEASVRGAFSDIGKAKYQLNQKKNLAAEDDVRAIKVSPFIEWAVSQVSELPDSPARWREIAIALMLLTGRRQSEVMSSGVFTFVDESHVIFEGQLKRHVAELVEAEKIPVLGKSARAVVNAIHWLENHGKRTIPTQRTPEALQAAAKKSHDRCSRYIAEAMDKLSVYCQIVNNKQWELVDNGKVVNKFKGHLCRQIYAQVCSGLFHDDNESKKRAYISRILLENRDAALIYDRDIEVKDWQELKQLCGKLTDN is encoded by the coding sequence ATGACACGCTCACTAGAACAAATTGCACAAGGCAAAGATACTCACGAATTACGAAAAGAAGCAGTGCTTTTAATGCGTCAAACCAAAATACCTTTTGTACAGCAAGGTATCGAGCGTACTCCTGGCTATATCCAGTCAAATGGGCGTAAGCAAGCTTGCATAGAGTACATCAGTCTATGTGAGACAACACTTGCTTCCGCGAAAAAACCAACTGTAGAAACCAGTATAGAAAGCAGTGTAGAGACACCGATCGCCACAACAAAGCCTACCCAAGTTAAAAAGACCCCTAAGACTCCTAAGAACACCAAAAAACAACCTGTAGCAGTTGTAGAAACTACACCCCAACCAACACCCCAAATTACTGAAGTCACAGCCGAACCAACCACACCAAAGGAAGAACCATCAGACTATTCTGATTCTGAAGCTCAAAAGCTTGGTATAGCTAAAAAACTCTACTATGCGACTGCGGCTAAAGATGACCTAACAGGGTTGAGAGAATATCAACTTCACCTGTGCAAAACTCAAAAATACTTCTTACCTGAGTTTGCGATTTTGGTAGCTAGAAGCCGTGTAATCATTGAAGACTACGCTAATGCTAAAAGCCCAGAAGGTAAGGCACACCCAGGCACTATCCAAAAAATTCGAGTAGATATCATGCGATACCTGGCAGACATCGTTAAGCCAGAGGTTGATAAATTTCCCGCAGTGAACGACCGTACATTAAAAGATATTTTTGAAGAGTTTGAAGCCTCTGTACGGGGTGCATTCTCTGATATTGGTAAAGCCAAATATCAACTCAATCAAAAGAAAAATCTTGCTGCTGAGGATGATGTCAGAGCTATTAAGGTCAGCCCATTTATTGAATGGGCCGTTAGTCAAGTTTCAGAATTACCAGACTCACCAGCCAGATGGCGAGAAATAGCGATCGCGCTCATGTTGCTAACTGGTAGAAGGCAATCAGAAGTCATGAGTTCTGGGGTGTTCACCTTTGTTGATGAATCTCATGTAATTTTTGAAGGTCAATTGAAGCGCCACGTTGCAGAGTTAGTAGAAGCCGAAAAAATTCCTGTACTGGGGAAATCTGCCAGAGCCGTTGTGAATGCTATTCACTGGCTTGAGAATCATGGTAAACGCACTATACCAACTCAACGTACCCCAGAAGCATTACAAGCAGCAGCTAAGAAGTCTCATGATCGATGCTCTAGATATATTGCTGAGGCAATGGATAAGCTTTCTGTCTACTGCCAAATAGTCAACAACAAACAATGGGAGCTTGTTGACAACGGCAAAGTGGTTAATAAGTTCAAAGGTCACTTATGCCGTCAAATTTATGCTCAGGTCTGTAGTGGTCTATTTCATGATGACAATGAGTCTAAGAAAAGAGCGTACATCAGCCGAATACTACTAGAGAATCGAGATGCAGCTTTAATTTATGACCGCGATATTGAGGTCAAAGACTGGCAAGAACTCAAACAACTTTGTGGGAAATTGACAGACAATTAG
- the parA gene encoding ParA family partition ATPase, whose amino-acid sequence MPTVIAILNQKGGSGKTTIATNLAHALQRDEYKVLLVDSDPQGSTRDWNEANGGSIIPVVGLDRETLAKDLQAISHGYDWIVIDGAPQIAKLSAAAVKTADLVLIPVQPSPYDIWACADLVDIIAARREVTDGKPKAVFVISRAIKNTKLSTEITNALEDYNLPVLKAVTTQRVAYPTTAAEGLTVFNDPSSDAAKEIDLLKKEVLRFIKHGA is encoded by the coding sequence ATGCCAACAGTGATCGCTATCCTGAACCAGAAGGGAGGCTCAGGAAAAACTACCATTGCAACTAATCTTGCTCATGCTCTACAGAGAGATGAGTACAAAGTTTTACTTGTTGACTCTGACCCACAGGGCAGTACTAGAGATTGGAATGAAGCTAACGGCGGCAGCATTATTCCTGTTGTTGGGCTTGACCGGGAAACACTAGCTAAGGATTTACAAGCAATTTCACATGGATATGATTGGATTGTCATTGATGGAGCGCCACAAATCGCCAAACTCAGTGCGGCGGCTGTCAAAACTGCGGATTTAGTCCTTATTCCAGTACAACCAAGTCCCTATGATATTTGGGCTTGTGCTGACTTGGTTGATATCATTGCCGCACGGCGAGAAGTGACTGATGGTAAGCCAAAAGCTGTTTTTGTTATCAGTCGTGCTATTAAAAATACCAAACTAAGCACAGAAATTACTAACGCCCTAGAAGATTACAACTTACCTGTACTTAAAGCGGTAACTACGCAGAGAGTAGCTTATCCCACAACAGCAGCAGAGGGGTTAACTGTGTTCAATGACCCCAGCAGTGATGCTGCTAAAGAAATTGACTTACTTAAAAAAGAAGTATTGAGGTTTATTAAGCATGGTGCTTAA
- a CDS encoding PadR family transcriptional regulator, with the protein MAQTKKAQNQEVVCPLSDIEEIILSVLSGQKELYGLQISKTIEVGSEGRLQIGFGSLYPALRRLESRKLVESRWDNQESSERGGARRRYYKITSSGEESLRDKREVRESIANCEPVIA; encoded by the coding sequence ATGGCACAAACAAAAAAAGCTCAAAATCAAGAGGTAGTATGTCCGCTATCAGATATTGAAGAGATAATTTTATCGGTTCTTTCTGGGCAAAAAGAGCTTTATGGACTCCAAATCAGCAAAACAATAGAAGTAGGAAGTGAAGGCAGGCTCCAAATTGGCTTTGGCTCTCTGTATCCAGCACTACGAAGACTTGAAAGTAGAAAATTGGTTGAATCCCGATGGGACAACCAAGAATCAAGTGAAAGAGGCGGTGCTCGTAGGCGATACTATAAAATCACATCATCAGGAGAGGAAAGCTTAAGAGACAAAAGAGAAGTTAGAGAAAGTATCGCTAATTGCGAACCAGTAATAGCGTAA